A DNA window from Centroberyx gerrardi isolate f3 chromosome 3, fCenGer3.hap1.cur.20231027, whole genome shotgun sequence contains the following coding sequences:
- the LOC144537835 gene encoding uncharacterized protein LOC144537835, whose amino-acid sequence MARFVQRDELEIMEVNEDHLMRANSVEGRQQAAQKHEGKLYRLVLVSFGLLCVTQAALNISLRLILYNSDAQKLELLKMERDQIKTSNNSLTEAKDQLQTSYNRLTKQRDQLQTSYNRLTKQRDQLQIRCNVLTEERDQLQTSNNILTEERDQLQTSNNILTEERDQLQTSYNILKESLCTQTQTYPHCWIEFNSNWYYVSNERKTWEESRQDCLRRGAHLVIINSKEEQKFLAGLNKRVWIGLTDREEEGTWTWVDGSPPTTAYWGQTQPDNGDNVRQSSVRTEDCAELYNDYSHPLNKWNDLPCDVKISWICEKVV is encoded by the exons ATGGCGAGGTTTGTCCAACGAGATGAACTTGAAATAATGGAGGTCAACGAGGATCATCTCATGAGGGCTAATTCTGTTGAGGGGCGTCAGCAGGCCGCCCAGAAACATG AGGGAAAACTTTACAGGCTGGTCTTGGTGAGCTTTGGGCTGCTGTGTGTTACACAAGCTGCTCTCAACATCTCTCTGCGTCTCATCTTGT ATAATTCAGATGCGCAGAAGCTTGAGCTgttgaagatggagagagaccaGATAAAGACCAGTAACAACAGCCTGACTGAAGCAAAAGACCAGTTACAGACCAGTTACAACCGCCTGACTAAACAGAGAGACCAGTTACAGACCAGTTACAACCGCCTGACTAAACAGAGAGACCAGTTACAAATCCGTTGCAACGTcctgactgaagagagagaccagttacaGACCAGTAACAACATcctgactgaagagagagaccagttacaGACCAGTAACAACATcctgactgaagagagagaccagttacaGACCAGTTACAACATCCTGAAAGAGAGTTTATGTACCCAGA CACAAACATATCCACATTGTTGGATTGAATTTAACTCTAACTGGTACTACGTCTCCAATGAGAGGAAAACCTGGGAAGAGAGCAGACAGGACTGTCTGAGGAGAGGAGCTCATCTGGTGATCATCAACAGCAAAgaggagcag AAATTCCTGGCTGGACTAAACAAGAGGGTGTGGATtggtctgacagacagagaggaagaagggaccTGGACATGGGTGGATGGATCACCTCCGACCACAGC GTACTGGGGACAGACGCAGCCTGACAATGGGGACAACGTCAGACAGTCCTCTGTTAGGACAGAGGACTGTGCTGAGCTGTACAATGATTATAGTCACCCTTTGAACAAATGGAATGACCTGCCATGTGACGTAAAGATCAGCTGGATCTGTGAGAAGGTGGTGTGA